The following proteins come from a genomic window of Alnus glutinosa chromosome 10, dhAlnGlut1.1, whole genome shotgun sequence:
- the LOC133880549 gene encoding putative disease resistance RPP13-like protein 1, whose product MNTAGESSFVSSVKKVGELLLPPFIQSMWDQLVVPEFLDFVRGAGLEENLDKWRKTLTRIQTMLDDAEEKQHSDRAVKEWLDDLRDLAYDLDDIVDELTTEASKAENQDRPSKVRKLTPVAWFTRLTPSYFKIKSRLGSKIKEITDRFNDIETRKNQLNLKQTADERSSNKRRCTAAPTSVMNDCHVYGREKDKEAVLELLLGEKCSEAGVSVIPILGMGGIGKTTLAQLLFNDEKVQSFFDLKAWACVSEDFDAVRVTKAIIKSVTSASCDETDLNLLQVQLKEKLKGKRFLVVLDDLWNENYHDWTILCAPFLVGAPGSRIVITTRNQGVSSMTSTIPAYCLKVLSNDACLSVFTQHALGTSNFSAHPNLKDIGEKIVEKCKGLPLATKTLGGLLRTTFDRYEWEGILKSKIWDIPEERSRIVPALMLSYHHLPSHLKRCFAYCAILPKDYEFQEQQLVLLWVAEGIIQPQGDKQMEDLGSQYFHDLLSRSFFQQSSMKKSKFLMHDLINDLAQWVARDICFRMDDRIESINKGKISKKVRHLSYLGDHFDGAKKFEVFSELTCLRTFMPLMLSSMGSCYLTHDVPLKLLSKLPCLRVLSLSGYCIVELPDSIGDLKHLRYLDLSYTRIRGLPESITTLCSLQTLLLKSCSYLGELPSNLGNLVNLRHLNILNAKKLEGMPPQIGKLTSLQTLSNLIVRKGNCFALKELGSLLHLQGTLIISRLENAIEPKDASDAKLIEKPDLNELCLEWSAHVDWSKDRANELNVLNMLHPNKSLKELTIRCYGGTKFPTWLKGHSFPHLVLLRIENCKKCTSLPPAGQLPSLKQIFIAGMANVKNVGDEFYGGSCSQPFESLETLYFGDMEEWKRWSPNREFPHLRELSIINCPKLLGNLPNHLPSLQNVVIERCEQLVVSNARFPELCKLKFENSIGVVRKSKVDFTSLNSKSLARISNFTCPREGFMNVEKLRIANCEELTPLWSNDVGLLKPLPCLSYMIVDNCQKLVSLVAEEAKEQSQLGMPSTRNDMKSLPKALMYNNKCLERIHINKCDSLSHIATGQLPPTLKRLEIRHCENIRILLDENDTNSCCSSTPLLEYLQIFNCPSLKSLTSSGELPATLKLVKIQSCRMLESVAKSFHQNSSLEIILIMSCENLKSLPDGGLLPCNLRQLQIFGCEKMRALPNCIHSISSLRELKIEKCSSVESFPGEGFPTNLTSLGIGDCDITEALLEWGLQKLTSLQHLEFGGGCLHLVSFPEMTLSASLTSLHIRNLPNLKYLSSEGFRCLLSLKTLEIGLCEKLMSFPDDGLPPSLTSLYINNLPDLKCLSSKSFRYLSSLKELRIGWCEKLMSFPDDGLPPSLLDLRIACCEMFTSFPKDGLPPLLQQLHIANCPLLKEHCKKDQGREWSKIAHIPCVQIDRRFIYDPEPEE is encoded by the coding sequence ATGAACACTGCAGGAGAGTCGTCGTTTGTTTCTTCAGTCAAGAAAGTGGGAGAGCTCCTTCTCCCTCCGTTCATTCAATCGATGTGGGATCAATTGGTGGTTCCCGAGTTTTTGGACTTCGTACGCGGAGCAGGACTTGAAGAAAATCTGGACAAGTGGAGGAAAACGCTGACAAGAATTCAGACAATGCTTGATGATGCCGAGGAGAAGCAACACAGTGACAGGGCTGTGAAAGAGTGgttggatgatctcagagactTGGCTTACGATCTCGACGACATTGTGGATGAACTCACCACTGAAGCATCGAAAGCTGAAAATCAGGATCGCCCAAGTAAGGTACGGAAACTCACCCCAGTTGCTTGGTTTACTCGTTTGACTCCAAGTTATTTTAAGATCAAAAGTAGGCTGGGGTCAAAGATAAAGGAGATCACTGATCGATTCAATGATATCGAGACACGGAAAAATCAACTGAATTTGAAACAAACTGCTGATGAGAGGTCGTCAAACAAAAGGAGATGTACAGCGGCGCCAACTTCTGTAATGAATGATTGTCATGTTTATGGCAGGGAAAAGGATAAAGAGGCTGTGCTTGAATTGTTGCTGGGTGAAAAATGTAGTGAAGCTGGAGTTTCTGTGATTCCTATACTTGGCATGGGAGGTATAGGAAAGACAACTCTTGCCCAGCTTTTATTCAATGATGAAAAAGTGCAAAGCTTTTTTGATTTGAAAGCATGGGCTTGTGTTTCTGAAGACTTTGATGCTGTTAGGGTGACAAAAGCAATTATAAAATCGGTTACCTCTGCAAGCTGTGACGAAACTGATCTGAATTTGTTGCAAGTCCAACTCAAGGAGAAACTAAAAGGGAAGAGGTTTCTAGTCGTTCTTGACGATTTGTGGAATGAGAACTACCATGACTGGACTATCCTATGTGCTCCTTTCCTAGTAGGAGCTCCTGGAAGTAGGATTGTCATCACAACTCGCAATCAGGGAGTTTCATCAATGACGAGTACCATTCCAGCCTACTGTTTGAAAGTATTGTCAAATGATGCTTGTTTGTCTGTATTTACCCAACATGCACTAGGGACAAGCAACTTCAGTGCACATCCAAATCTCAAAGATATTGGTGAAAAAATCGTTGAAAAATGTAAAGGCTTGCCTTTGGCAACAAAGACCCTCGGAGGCCTCTTGCGCACTACGTTCGACCGTTATGAGTGGGAAGGTATACTAAAGAGCAAGATATGGGATATACCAGAGGAGAGAAGTAGAATTGTTCCAGCTCTTATGTTGAGCTACCACCATCTACCTTCACATTTAAAGAGATGCTTTGCATATTGTGCAATACTCCCGAAAGACTATGAATTTCAAGAGCAGCAGCTAGTGTTGTTATGGGTGGCAGAAGGTATAATTCAGCCACAAGGAGATAAGCAAATGGAAGATTTGGGTAGTCAGTATTTTCACGATCTATTGTCGAGATCATTTTTTCAACAGTCAAGCATGAAGAAATCAAAGTTTCTAATGCACGATCTTATCAATGATTTAGCCCAATGGGTTGCAAGAGATATATGCTTCAGAATGGATGATAGAATTGAGAGCATCAACAAAggaaaaatttccaaaaaagtTCGGCATTTGTCTTACCTGGGTGACCATTTTGATGGCGCTAAAAAGTTCGAGGTTTTTTCTGAACTCACGTGTCTACGTACCTTCATGCCTCTTATGCTATCTAGTATGGGGAGTTGTTATTTGACTCATGATGTTCCTCTTAAATTGTTGTCGAAATTACCATGTTTAAGAGTGCTCTCTTTGAGTGGGTACTGCATAGTTGAGCTACCGGATTCAATTGGTGATTTGAAGCACCTACGGTATCTTGACCTCTCTTACACTCGAATTAGAGGTTTGCCTGAATCAATAACCACTCTCTGCAGCTTACAAACACTGCTATTGAAAAGTTGTTCTTATCTAGGGGAATTGCCATCAAATTTGGGGAACTTGGTCAACTTGCGCCACCTCAACATTCTCAATGCCAAAAAACTGGAAGGGATGCCTCCTCAAATAGGTAAATTAACTAGCCTCCAGACATTGTCTAATCTAATTGTGAGAAAAGGCAATTGCTTCGCGTTAAAAGAGTTAGGTTCTTTGTTGCATCTTCAAGGGACACTCATTATCTCAAGATTGGAGAATGCCATTGAACCCAAGGATGCAAGCGATGCAAAGTTAATTGAAAAGCCCGATCTCAATGAGTTGTGCTTGGAATGGAGCGCCCATGTGGATTGGTCAAAAGATAGAGCAAACGAATTAAACGTACTTAACATGCTACATCCAAACAAGTCTTTGAAAGAGCTCACTATCAGGTGCTATGGTGGTACAAAATTTCCAACTTGGTTAAAAGGTCATTCATTTCCTCATTTGGTACTCCTAAGGATTGAAAACTGTAAAAAGTGCACATCATTGCCACCAGCGGGCCAATTACCATCACTTAAACAAATTTTCATTGCAGGCATGGCTAATGTAAAGAATGTTGGTGATGAGTTTTATGGGGGTAGTTGCTCACAACCTTTTGAATCCTTAGAAACTTTGTATTTCGGGGATATGGAAGAATGGAAGAGGTGGAGCCCTAATAGAGAATTTCCACACCTGCGTGAGCTTTCTATTATAAATTGTCCCAAGCTGTTGGGGAATTTACCAAACCACCTTCCCTCACTACAAAATGTTGTTATAGAAAGATGTGAGCAGTTGGTGGTTTCAAATGCAAGATTTCCGGAGCTTTGCAAACTAAAATTTGAGAATTCAATAGGGGTGGTACGCAAAAGTAAGGTGGACTTCACCTCACTAAACTCTAAGTCTCTTGCTAGAATTTCGAACTTCACATGTCCAAGAGAAGGGTTTATGAATGTAGAAAAACTAAGGATTGCAAATTGTGAGGAGCTAACGCCATTATGGTCAAATGATGTGGGATTACTAAAACCCCTCCCCTGTCTTAGTTATATGATCGTTGATAACTGCCAAAAACTAGTTTCTTTGGTGGCAGAAGAAGCAAAAGAGCAGTCACAGCTGGGTATGCCATCCACACGCAATGACATGAAATCTTTACCCAAGGCATTGATGTACAACAACAAATGTCTTGAGCGTATTCATATTAATAAATGTGATTCGCTGTCACACATTGCAACAGGCCAACTACCTCCAACTCTAAAACGGCTAGAGATAAGGCATTGCGAGAATATACGGATTTTGCTGGACGAGAATGATACCAATAGTTGTTGTAGCAGCACACCTCTTCTTGAGTACTTGCAAATTTTTAATTGTCCATCCCTCAAATCCTTAACATCCAGCGGAGAATTACCTGCAACACTTAAACTCGTGAAGATTCAGAGTTGTAGAATGCTGGAGTCAGTGGCGAAAAGCTTCCATCAGAACTCTTCTCTCGAAATAATTCTCATTATGAGTTGTGAAAACCTTAAATCCTTACCGGACGGAGGATTGCTCCCATGCAACCTTAGACAGCTGCAGATTTTCGGTTGTGAGAAAATGCGGGCCCTACCAAACTGCATACACAGCATCTCCTCTCTTCGAGAATTAAAGATAGAAAAATGTTCAAGTGTGGAATCCTTTCCGGGAGAAGGCTTTCCCACCAACCTAACATCTCTTGGAATCGGAGATTGCGACATCACTGAGGCCTTGCTTGAGTGGGGGTTGCAAAAGCTTACTTCTCTTCAACATCTTGAATTTGGAGGTGGATGTCTGCATCTGGTGTCATTTCCAGAAATGACGTTGTCTGCCTCTCTAACCAGCCTCCATATCAGAAACTTGCCGAATTTGAAATACTTATCTTCAGAAGGCTTTCGATGCCTCTTATCTCTTAAAACACTAGAAATTGGTTTGTGCGAAAAGTTGATGTCCTTTCCAGATGATGGTCTGCCTCCCTCTCTAACCAGCCTCTACATCAATAACTTGCCGGATTTGAAATGCTTATCTTCCAAAAGCTTTCGATACCTCTCATCTCTTAAAGAACTAAGAATTGGTTGGTGCGAAAAGTTGATGTCCTTTCCAGATGATGGTCTGCCTCCCTCACTCTTGGATCTTCGCATCGCTTGCTGTGAAATGTTCACATCCTTTCCGAAGGATGGTCTGCCTCCCTTACTCCAGCAACTTCATATTGCAAACTGTCCTCTGCTGAAAGAACACTGCAAGAAAGATCAAGGACGAGAGTGGTCCAAGATAGCCCACATCCCTTGCGTTCAAATTGATCGTAGGTTCATCTATGACCCAGAACCAGAAGAGTAG